ACcgcaagaaaagaagaaaaaaaagagataATGATGAACTCAACACCTCATGGAGTACCACTGGGAAGTTTCATCCACGAGTCCAATAAGATCCAATTATTGTTTCACGAGTCCAATAGAGATAATGGGATAAATCCTAATTAGTGTTTCCTACCTGTCATTTTTCAGTTATTCGAGAGAGAAAAAGGAATGCATGGCCACTAATCTAGGTGCGGTTAGAGAGAAACTAAACTCTTTTTTGTCTTGGACATAAAGTGACGATGTGCCCTATTTTCACTGAGAAGAATATAGAACAACTTCGATTGGATAATTACCAGTCTACCTCGCTTAATACTGCAGGTTGCTGTCTTAGCCTACTAACACCCAGATGATAACAAACAACTGTTAGAATGTACAGTCTTCACGAGTATTGGATGAGGAGATAAATTATTATATCTAATTAGTAATCTGTCAAGTTGCTGTTGATCTAGAGAAAAAAATTGGAatgcaagggggggggggggtcatgtTTGATTTGGCCATAGCGCGAGGGAGAAAGATTCATGAAAGCATAGGATAGATAACATTACATCTCATATGGCTACAACACCTAATGTTCCACCTAGGGCACAATGTGTATAAGTTGTTAAGAGAGAGGAAATAGTTGACTTTACCTACAGGAACACGCTCAGTCCAGGTAACATCTAGATAAGCATGAACTCAACACCTCGTGGAGCATCGCTGTCTTGTTTCATCAACCTGCAACAAGATCCGCCGCGGAACAGAAGGATCAGCATTATTCTTGACCTGCCGAAACGGACACTCTCTTACAGAGGTGTGAGATAACTTCAGGTGCAATAGAATATGAGCTGAGATAATGGTTAGTGTCTCTATTCAGAGGATCCAAATCATTGGTGACACGTGTTTAATTAAATCTGATGGCATAATAGTGCTTCCACCCTATGTTAGTGATCATGCTAATAATGAGCGGCTACCATATGGCCTACAGCTGGCATGTTCATGGTTTCTAAGAGTACTGTAGGCAAAAGATGATGGCGCCGATTgcgctaattttttttaaataatacattttttattaattttcataaatattacgctgggtaattttttttttaaaaataatacaccgtcggcggcCTAGTCGGCCCACAACAGGCCGATTGGACTCCAGTCGGCCTACAGCTGGCCGACTGGCCCCTGTCAGCCCACTGTAGGCTGATTGGGTCCTGTCGGCCCACTATGGGCCGACTGGAGCTAATTGGCTCGCTGTGGGCtaattgtttttgcaaaaaaaataggcataaaaaatatatgtttaaaaaaatgttaattatgtaattaaaaaatgttaaacgtgtataaaaaaaatgttcctgatgtgtacaaaaaatgtacaatatatatgcaaaaaagttgacataaaaatatgttttaaaaagtgttaatcatgtatttaaaaattgttaaatgtgtgtataaaaaatgttccttatctatacaaaaaatatagaatgtgtatgaaaaaaagttgacaccaagaaaatatgtttgaaaaaaaatgttaatcatgtatttgaaaaaatgttccttatctatacaaaaaatatagaatgtgtatgaaaaaaagttgaaaccaaaaaaaaatgttaatcatgtatttgaaaaaatgttccttatctatacaaaaaatatagaatgtgtatgaaaaaaagttgacaccaaaaaattatgtttgaaataaatgttaatcatgtatttgaaaaaaatgtttagTGAGTACACAAAAATGTTTCATGTATTGGAATGAAAggttaaacgtgtataaaaaaatgttccaGCTCCGGATTCGGTATGggagcatcacggacctaagCATGATTGGTTGCTCTTTTTGTATGGAactggaacatttttttcaaacatatttttttgtgtcaacttttttcatacacattctatattttttgaataaataagaaacattttttatacacacatttaacagtttttaatcatgtatttgaaaaaatgtcaacttttcaaacatatttttttggtgtcaactttttttcatacacattctatattttttgtatagataaggaacatttttatacacacatttaacaatttttaaatacatgcttaacactttttaaaacatattttttaTGTCAACTTTTTTGCGTATATATTGtaaattttttgtatacatcaggaacatttttttatacacgtttaacattttttaattacatgattaacattttttaaacatatattttttatgcctactttttttgcaaaaacaattaGCCCACAGCGAGCCAATTAGCTTCAGTCCGACAGGGGCCAGTCGGCCAGCTGTAGGCCGACTGGAATccaatcggcctgctgtgggccgactaggcccagtcggcctgcagcgggccgacggtgtattatttttgaattttttttatccagcgtaatatttatgaaaattaatgaaaaaatgtattatttaaaaaaaatagcgCCGATTGCAAGCTGTAAGTGGTGTGATGTAACATGGCCGTTCCGAAGGTAAGATCAAATAAAAATTGTACATGTCTACAACTTATAGCTAGAAATAATTACACATATATTCAGAATGATTTGATCTTCACATAGACTCTGCATGCCGTTTTCTTAAGAGGAATTTCTTTTTCGGTTCTTTAGCATTCATCGTATACATGAAAGAGAACATATCGACATGACATTCAGCTATGAAAAATAAATCTAAATCATCGCACGGTAAAGATCGGTGAAATTAGAAGTAATTTTATGGGCATAGTTAAAACTGCTTTCATCAACTGACCATTTGTATGTACATTTAGTAGTGTACTCAGTACACAAGCTAGAAAGGTTCTATATGACTGGTGAATCCTTTAAAAGGTGGATGCCAATCGCAATATGCTAGAGAAACAAGGCCTGAGAGTGTCTAGGAGCTGAGAATGTTCAGGAGCGAAACCCTGCTTTGGATCAATCTCCTGAACAGAAGCTCAACGCCGTTTTCAACATCTCCCATGCTTCGCTCTAGCGCTTGCAACTGTTCCTCCTCGCAAACGACCCTTCTCTTCTGGCCAAGAGACCATTTGCTTCCTTTGGTGGTGGCGAACTGCTTCGGCAACAGCTGCGACGTGGACTCGAGTAGAGAGACAGACATCTCTCTGGCTTCCGCCAGTAGCCTGATCAGCCTGCAATCCTCACCACTAGCTTTGCTGCTTGCAATCTTCTTGAAAGGCTTCTGCGCCTGCTTGGCGAGACGAATGAAAGACTCAACCTTGAGTTGAACAGACGCATCATCTCATCTTTTGAGAACCAGTTGCAGCTCCTGGGTACTCATCTTCAGCTCTGCTAAATTCTCTTGCATTGAATTGCAGAGATCAATCAGCAGGAGGGATCGCTCCAGTTCCTCTTCCACCATTTTCTTGTTTTGGGGGAAGGAGAGGCCAACTTGGTTGCTGGGCAAGTCCATGATCTCCTCTATGCACTTGTAGATGTCTCCATGCCTTGCGTAACCACCACACATTGTGTCGATGGTTGCGGAGGGTGAAGAGATGCATGACTTCAGGCCCTGCAGCTCCACCTCCACTTGGGATTCACTGGAGTAAGGCAAGCTTGCGGATCTTTGATGGCAAACCATGTTTCTAATGGATGAACTGATGATGTGTGTATGTTCGTAATGGAAGAGAAAGTGAAGAGCAGATGCGCTTTGTTGGTGCTCAACCATTGTGGTGCACTCTATTTATAGTCAAGAAACAAAAGCAGTCTTGCTGGCAAGGAATATTGTGCACCACGCTCCATGTATTGCCAATGATGAATCAATTTTTTGGAGCAGCATAAGCATCTCTATCTGTTACAATCTTGTTAAGGAGACAAGCATCACTAAGTGGATGCCATGTCTCGACAATTGGAGGCAAAGCATCGGCACAAGTGCTTAGCTTAACAGAGAATCCAGATCAGCAAACAGAAGAAAAATAAACTAGAATGCAAGTCGTGCAACTGAGGTGTATGTTGGAAGGACCAGAAGACATTACTTTCCAACAGCCTGTCAATTTGGTTCTCAACTGATGTCAGCTGCACCTTCGCCTCAATTGCCATGCAGCACTGTCGCTTTGCTGGTATGTCTCTGATATCTGTAGCATGATCCACCACGCCCACACATGCATTAGAATCATCAATAGATGTTTCGCTTCTTCCTTTGCGTCATTTACTCATTTAGAACATAAGCAACTTATGAAAACTAACTCATAAACGTCACTGGAACGGGTTCTAGCTTGCAAAATTCTGATACTAGAAGGTAATGCATGTTTCTGTGGTGTCATCCTTCAGTAGCAGATGTAGAGGTGCCAACTAAATGAGAAACTTGAGAATAAGACACAACGGATTGATATACAGGCAGAAAGTATCTCTATCTCTGAAGACCCCATGTACTCACATGGCCACCATAGCCTCATGCAAGTTGGTACCCTTATCTATCTTAGTTTAAAAGAGCACGCGTTGCTAAATACTATACAAGAAACTTTGACATGTTCCAAAGGTAGGCAAACTGTGGTCTGCATTACTATGTGACAGTACAGGAAGACAAGTTGCTATTTGGTATTGCCAGTCTGTAATGTTTCAATTATGTCCGACAAAATGGACTGCACGAGTAGTCGAGTACCCAGAGTTGTTTTCTGCTATAAGGTGGTGGGCAAGAATCGCAGTTCATGAGAGAAAAAGTTGAGACACAGAACCTCCAAAAACGTGTTCAATGCTGATATGGGCCAGGCAGCTTCAAGATAAGCATGAACTCGACACCTCAGGGAGTACCACTGGCAAATTTCATCCACCTACAATAAGATCCAATTATTATTTCACGAGTAATTCATAATATAGATAATGAGATAAATGTATCTAATTAGTGTTTCCTATCTGTCATTTTTCAGTTGTTTCAGAGAGTAAAAAGGAATGCCCGGCCGTTAATCTAGGTGCGGTAATAGAGAAAGTAAACTCTTTTTTCTGTCTCGGACACAAAGTGACACTGTGCCCTATTTTCACTGAGAAGAGAATATAGAACAACTTTGATTGGATAAATTACCGGTCCATCTTGCTTAATACTGCAGGTTTCTGTTTTAACCTACTAACAGCCGAGATGATAACAAACAACTGTTAGAATGTGCAGTCTTCACGAGTACTTCATAATATTAGATGGGGAGATACTAATTAATGTTTCCTATCTGTCATTGCTGTTGATCCAGAGAAAAAAATTGGAATGCACGGGGGGTCATGTTTGATTTGTCCATAGCACGAGGGAGAAAGATTCATGAAAGCATAGGATACATCAGATTACATCTCATATGGCTAGTGCACCCCCTAGGGCACAGTGTCTGTAAGTTGTTAAGAGAGGAAAGAGTTGACTTAACCTACAGAAACACGCTCAGTCATGATAGATCCAGACAACATCTAGATAAGCATGAACTCAACACCTCGTGGAGCATCGCTGTCTTGTTTCATCAACCTGCAACAAGATCCGCCGCAGAACAGAAGGATCAGCATTATTCTTGACCAGCCGAAACAGAAACTCTCATGAAGAGGTGTGAGATAACTTCAGGTGCAATAGAATATGAGCTGAGATAATGGTTATTGCTTCTATTCAGAGGATCTAAATCATTGGTGGAATGTGTTTAATTAAGTCTGGTACATCTGCTAGGCATAATGTGCTTCCCACCTTATGCTAGTGATCAGGCTAATAATGAGCAGCTACCACATGTCCTAGAGCTGGCATGTTCATGGTTGTTAAAGAGTACAGTAGGCAAAAGATGATGGCGCCGATTGCAAGCTGTAATTGGTGTGGCGTAACATGGCCTTTTCGAAGGTAAGATCGAATAAATATTGTACATGTCTACAACTTATAGCTAGAACACACAAATTCAGAATGATTTAATCTTCCACTAGACTCTGCATGCCATTTTCTTAACAGGAATTTCCTTTTCGTTTCCTTAGCATTCATCGTATACTTGAAAGAGAAAATATCGACATGGCATTTAGCTATGAAAAATAAATCTAAATCATCGGATGGTAAAGATCGGTGAAATCACAAGTAATGATATGGGTTAGTCAAAACTGCTTTATTCAACTGATCATTTGTATGTACATTTAGTAGTGTACTCAGTACACAAGCTAGAAAGGTTCTATATGACTGGTGAATCCTTTAAAAGGCGGATGCCAATCGCAATATGCTAGAGAAACAAGGCCTGAGAGTGTCTAGGAGCTGAGAATGTTCAGGAGCGAAACCCTGCTTTGGATCAATCTCCTGAACAGAAGCTCAGCGCCGTTTTCAAGATCTCCCATGCTTCGCTCAAGCGCTTGCAACTGTTCCTCCTCGCAAACGACCTTTCTTTTCTGGACAAGAGACCATTTGCTTCCTTTGGTGGTGGTGAACTGCTTCGGCAACAGATGCGATGTGGACTCAAGTAGAGAGACAGACATCTCTCTGGTTTCCGCCAGTACCCTGACCAGCCTGCAATCCTCAGCAACAGCTTTGCTgcttgtgatcttcttgaaaggCTTCTGGGCCTGCTTCGCGAGGCGAATGAAAGACTCAACCTTGAGCTGAACAGCCGCATCATCTCCTCTTTTCAGAACCAGTTCCAGCTCCTGGATACTCATCTTCAGCCCTGCTAAATTCTCTTGCATGGAATTGCAGAGATCGATCAGCACGAGGGACCGTTCCAGTTCCTCTTCCACCATTTTCTTGTTTTGGGGAAAGGAGAGGCCAACTTGGTTGCTGGGCAAGCCCATGATCTCCTCTATGCTCTTGTAGATGTCTCCAAGCCTTGCGTAGCCACCACACATTGTGCCAATGGTTGCGGAGGGTGAAGAGATGCATGACTTCAGGCGCTGCAGCTCTACATCTACTTTGGATTCACTGGAGTGAGCGATAGAAGGCAAACTTGCAGATCTTTGATGGCAAGCCATGTTTCTATTGGATGAAGTGATGATGTGTTTCTGTATGAAATGGAAGAGAAAGAGAAGAGCAGATGTGCTTTGTTGGTGCTCAGGCCTTTGCAGCACACTCTATTTATAGTCAAGAAACAAAAGCAGTCTTGCTGGCAAAGCCCATTAGGCAGCAAGAATATTGTGCACCATGCTCCATTTGTTGCCAATAATGGATCAAATCTTTTTGGAGCAGCATAACCTCTAAGTCCATTACAATCTTGTTAAGGAGACAAGAATCACTAACTGCATGCCAAATCTCAACAATCGGCGGCAAAGCATCTGCCAAGTGCTTAGCTTAATACAGAAACCAGATCAGCAAACCGAGGCAAAATAAAATAGAATACAAGTCATGCAACTGTATGATGAAGGACCAGATGACTTTACCTTCGAACAACCTGTCAATTTGCTTCTCAACTTATGTCAGCTGCACCTTCGCCTCAATTGCGGTGCAGCACTGTTGCTGTGCTGGTATGTGTGCTGGCTGCAGCATGATCCACCACACATGCATTATAATCATCAATAGATGCTTCACTTCTTCCGCTGCAACGTTTACTTGCTTAGAACATATGCAACTTACGAAAACCAACTTATAAATCTCAGTGCAACAGGTTCTAGCTTGCGAGATTCCAGATATTAAAAGGTAATACCTGTTTCTGTAAGAATCTGTGGTGTGATCCTTCAGTAGCAGAGTTAAAGTTGCTCAATTACATGTGAAATTTGAGAATACGGCACAACAGACAGAAAGTATCTTTATCTCTGCAGAACCCATGTACTCACATGGCCACCACAGCCTCAGACAAGTTGATGCCTTGTCTATCTTAGTTTAAAACAGCACGCATTGCTAAGTGCTAAATAATGCACCTTTGACACGTTCCAAATGTAGGCAAACTGTGGTCTGCACGACTACTTGATAGTACAGGAAGACAGGTTGCTATTTGGTATTGCCAGTATGTGATGTTTAAATTATGCCCGACAAAACGGACTGCACGAGTATACAGAGTTGTTTTCTGCTATAAGGTGGTGAGCAAGAATCGCAGTTGATGAGAAGAAAAGTTGACACGCAAACCTCCAAAAACGTGTCCAATGCTAATCTGGGCCACGTAGGCTTCAAGATAAGCATGAACTCAACACCTCAGGGAGACAGCTATCTCTCTGGCTTCTACTAGTAGCCTGACAAGGCTGAGACCTTCAGGAGTAGCTTTGCTGCTGTATTTCTTGAAATGCTTTTGCATATTCGTTGCTGAACGGAAGAAAGAGTCAATTTTGAGATTGGCAGTGGCATGATCTCCTCTTTTAAAGACTAGTTGCAGCTCTTGGATGCTCATCTTCAACTCGGCAAAGTTCTCTTGCATAGCATTGCAGATATCAAGCAGCACAAGGGACTGTTCCAGTTCTTTCTCTACCATTTTCTTTTGCTGGGGCAAGCAGAGGTCAACTTGGTTCCTTGGCAAGCGCACAATCTCCTCAACACAGTTGTAGACTTGTGCAAGCTTCCTCAAACCATCACTCAGTGTGACGATGCTAGCGGGCTGCCTACAGAAGTGTGTTTTTAGGCTGTGCAACTCTTCTTCTGCTTTGATCTCACTAAAATGAGGCCTAGAAGGCAGACTTGTAGATCTTAGATGGCAAGACATGTTTGTGATGGATGGTGCGAATGAGTGATGGTATATTTCTTCAGGACATGGAAGAGACGAGAAAGGAAGAAAAGTTGCACGCCGTTCAGCTCTTTGGGCGTACTCCATTTATAGTTGAGAATTGAAAGGCCAATGGAAGCAAAGCCGGTGATCATCTAAACAATATGGAGCAAGTTTTGTGCTATGATTATATGGCGTAGCCATTCGTGTCATAGACAAGTTCATGTTGTTTCATCTTGTTTGTGCAACAGACATCAATAAGTGAGCTTACAAGCAGGTGATGTCCCTACAATTGGTGGCAAAGCATACGCACGATTAACATTACTCAGAATTAATCTACATTGTCGACTTGATAGGCAGCAACCAAAAGAAAACAAATGTGAGCTGTGTAATTGGTGTTTGTTGGAGGACCGCCTGCTACCTGCAGAATGATCCATAACCCACGCATCGAAATTCTGCAAGTGTGCTTTGATGCCATGTTCCGATTGTTCCAGGCAGGATAAACCACACGGGCATCCCATTTTCTGCTGGATAGAGGTTGAGGGAGTAGAAATAAGAGGATAATAAGAAATAAGATCTGCTAGTTGACTCAACCTCCAGGAATGTGCTCACCTAGTTCAGGGCATGAACTGTCCACCTCTTGGAGCTGCCCTGGCATGTCATGGCCATCTGTGACAAGATCCACCACAAAATGATCTGCAATCTAGGCCATGTGAAATGGAAACAATTAGTGAAAAACTAAACCACATACCTGAATCCACCATATGCAGTTGAAAtcagaccgaacaaagataggaTACCGTCATGAGCGCCGTAATTCTGCTTGGCAGGCGACAACAGGGAGAAAAGGCACAAGCATCATCTAGTCAGTCGTGCACAAGGTATACTGACAAACAATACTTGATGGCCTTCATCTCCGAAATAACAATAATGATGAGGTTCTTCTCCAGAACAAAAGAAAAATCGATGAGCTTCTGCGACTGTCATTAGGGGTTGGATATCAACCGGATCATCAGAGAGCGCTGCTATTTAGGAGCATCTTCCAGCCCAAGAGAAGTTGAGAAGAGACACCCTGCTCCACCTCACTGCAGGAaatgctgctctgctccccacgTTTGCCAGAGTTAGGCGCGGCGGTTTGCCTGCAGAAGAAGCTCGCCGCGCTTCGCACGGCAgccgccgccgtcatcgccgTCGCCCTGAGCCGCATGTTTCTGTCGAAGAAACTTCCTTGGATGGCGAAAAAGGGCTCCGCACCCCAAGATCCAGGGATTTGAGAGACCGTGCAAACACAGCTTCGTCCCTAA
This genomic window from Aegilops tauschii subsp. strangulata cultivar AL8/78 chromosome 4, Aet v6.0, whole genome shotgun sequence contains:
- the LOC109748656 gene encoding uncharacterized protein, translating into MACHQRSASLPSIAHSSESKVDVELQRLKSCISSPSATIGTMCGGYARLGDIYKSIEEIMGLPSNQVGLSFPQNKKMVEEELERSLVLIDLCNSMQENLAGLKMSIQELELVLKRGDDAAVQLKVESFIRLAKQAQKPFKKITSSKAVAEDCRLVRVLAETREMSVSLLESTSHLLPKQFTTTKGSKWSLVQKRKVVCEEEQLQALERSMGDLENGAELLFRRLIQSRVSLLNILSS
- the LOC109748654 gene encoding uncharacterized protein isoform X1; this translates as MTIADHFVVDLVTDGHDMPGQLQEVDSSCPELAENGMPVWFILPGTIGTWHQSTLAEFRCVGYGSFCSGRSEASIDDYNACVVDHAAASTHTSTATVLHRN
- the LOC109748654 gene encoding uncharacterized protein isoform X2 translates to MTIADHFVVDLVTDGHDMPGQLQEVDSSCPELENGMPVWFILPGTIGTWHQSTLAEFRCVGYGSFCSGRSEASIDDYNACVVDHAAASTHTSTATVLHRN
- the LOC109748654 gene encoding uncharacterized protein isoform X4; translated protein: MVDSDGHDMPGQLQEVDSSCPELENGMPVWFILPGTIGTWHQSTLAEFRCVGYGSFCSGRSEASIDDYNACVVDHAAASTHTSTATVLHRN
- the LOC109748654 gene encoding uncharacterized protein isoform X3 encodes the protein MVDSDGHDMPGQLQEVDSSCPELAENGMPVWFILPGTIGTWHQSTLAEFRCVGYGSFCSGRSEASIDDYNACVVDHAAASTHTSTATVLHRN